The Arachis duranensis cultivar V14167 chromosome 9, aradu.V14167.gnm2.J7QH, whole genome shotgun sequence genomic sequence tttaaaccataatattttattcctgtgtgttccgcccttcttatttattctggtgttctttactttgttttaatctatatgtccgattatagaatatagatacataccaagaaagtgattgaggtcattgtttgattctagctcaccattctcaaattagcctaccttctacatcacccttgttagcccccttgagcctttaaatcccctcttgttttataaccacattactagccttaagcagaaaaacaaaataaaaatcccaagttgaatccttagttagcttaagatagaaattgtgtattgtgtaagtgtgggaaccttatgggaacatggatgaaagaaacaaaaaggtagaaagttaaaaagaataaaaaaattatttttaaaagttttggtaaacatgctcatgtgaagtcaaaataatttaattaccatgtgtaacaaaaaaaaaattatttttcagtatttgaataaaggggatacaaaaagaaTTTCCCAAACGCAAAAAGCGACGCACATAggataaacataaataaaaaaattaagatatgaGCATGTAATATAAAAGATGGGAAAAATATGGAaaaataggtaaagaagctttgttttacaaaatatgtatgttaggtgagatcttagactaatcaaggattcacttaattagctcacttagccttatacatatgcccttacctttaccttggtcccattacaaccttaattaaagacctcatgatttttgtatgcctatattctataattgttgattggttagatgaataACAAAGTTATGAAAAACAAggatagaaagaagaatagagtgattaacccaataaatactgagtgactagagagtaaacacaaaatccagtgagggttcaatagctcatcacCATATATCTCTACCTCTATTgctaattgtcttgcaagtttgaaaaatattttatttacccatctcaattgtaaaagtgttttaatattatctaaggttggctatgcatatatgattccttgagaatgtgaattaatttgACTACATGTAAAGCTTTATATATAGGTGAATGATAACTAGATTTGCATGACTTATTTAGGTAGAtgcatttagaatagattgcattgcatgagattccaccactttaccttactctttatcttggatttagcatgaggacatgctattgtttaagtgtggggagattgataaacccatattttatgatatattttgtgctgaatttaagtgaattattcaatccttcacccacttatttatgtgaaattgcatggttttacttttccttccttattatgtgatgtatgtgaaaaacatgtttcctaggctttaaaaatattaattttaattaccttttattgccattcgatgccgtgacttgtgtgttaagtattttcagatcttctaaggcaggaatgatttaaaggatggaaaggagacatacaaaaatggaaggaaagcgcaaaatggagtttttgaagaaactggtagcgacgcgaacgcatggacgacgcggccgcatgccatCGCGAAATGGcagtgacgcgaccgcgtgattgacgcgatcgcgcgcCATAAGCGAAACGCATATGATGCGGACGCATGACAAGCGaccgcgtgacaaggaaaactccaaatgatgcgACCGCgagacccacgcggacgcgtgacagaggccacacACCAAAAATTACAGATCTCGTTCCCAGCAGTTTATGGGctctttttggcccagatctaagcccagagaacacagatcaAGGGCtgtaaagtggaggaatgaagtgAACAATCAAGGAGCAAATTTCAAGAagcacttttcatagtttagatgtagtttttagtgagggaggttctctcctctctcttaggtattaggattaggatttttagaaattaggaatatttccatcttcttcaattacagattcgatgttcattttatttgttttctcaatttagtttatggattTTTATGTTCAACTCAACTTCTTTATTTGGCTATAACTGCccatgttacatttgatatctttatcaatttatgattttgaggtatttcagtttattattactctcttttatttatgttactgtTGCTCCCAATCcgaagacatttttattccagtagatttacttttctccttttggtcttgattaagaaatcagtaactcaggagttattagactcaacgtgatcgataatcgctatctttgctaattagcttgaacttctacaatcccaatctttttctaggaattaactaggatttgaagatcaaactaattagtcacttGACATTCCCTTGTactagcaaaggttaactaagtgaaattaagattcaattttcatcatcattgataaggataactaggataggacttccaatttctcataccttgccaaaagtttattttacagttatttatttattttacctgccatttaaattacttgttcctcatctttaaaaccccgatttacaatcttcataaccaataataagaacatacatccctgcaattccttgagaagacgactcgagatttaaatacttcggtttatcaatttatttaggagtttgttacttgtgacaatcaaaacgtttgtacgaagggattttctgttggtttagaatctatactcacaacgcgactatatttttataaaactctttactagcaaaaatcctaacttCAGGAATTCAGCTTTAGAAGCATGTATACGAAGATGATAgactgaaaagaaaaaaataaatgtcttCGGAAATACAAGGAGGTAACTACATCCATCAAGCTAAGCAGGACGATAACATATAAGAGcttaattatataaatcatgTACCTGGGAGTCCAAGCCCACATGTTAAGCGTGGCTTCTCGTCTGGCAAGATATCCTGAGAAAAAGGTTACTTAgttaggaatttcagataaaactaaaaaatgtcCAGCATGAATAGTAATCTCTACAAAACATCCGCACATACACAAAAATAGTTACAAGAAAATCAGGTTTTACGGTTTCAGCAGTAGTCTATACTTGTCAAAATTATCACAACTTAGCTTGAACTATTACATAAAGTTCAATTAAAAAATGGGGTCTTATTGAACAACTCCTGAAATGACACTTACCATAACTTCTCTTAAAAGAGCAGGTCGCTCGTCAATGCCCTCTCCAAGTCCAAATCCTCCAATCCAATAGCCTGCATCAATGATCATAAGTAAGTTATGCATTTCAAAAAGATTTAACTTTCAATAATTTAAGTTCCATAATGAATAACATGCATTTGTCACAGCAGAGGGACTAACGGTGCATCTTACATATACCAGCGCCAGCAAGTGAGGAGTAATTAAGGAACAGATAATGGATTGCTCTATGACAATACTCAACGTATTGATAACATCCTAATACCTCTACAATTTAGGCTTACACAAActgaagaaaaacaaagaacctGATACATTTCGCTTAGCTACCTCCTCTGCACATCGCTTCCTTTCTTCCAAACTTGTGCCTCCAACGATGGCACCAAAGATAGATCCAGCTGCCTGAATGTTGAGatcaaaattaatgaatttatctttttgtcttaattttttggctagaaaagaaaaaaaaagcaagaagGAAGACAAGATATCAACTATTTCAATTGCaagaaatgaattcataacACAGCTAGAGAGGAAAATCATAAACTGTCCTTTACCGGATACAACGAAATGCAGTCATCAAGCCATCTCAAAGTTCTATCTACCGAGGTTTTGTTCCTTTTCTCAGAGACCCAAGCAGGTACTTCATCTGCCAAAGATGCCCATATATTTGGCTTCATGCAGGATATCATTTCAATATAATCTTTAGGTTTAATCTGGTCatgtcaaaatttaaaattagaaagatATACAGTACTATCATAAAGACAATATTCAAACCCAAGTGGCAATAAATTTACCAATAGACGGCCACAAGGTGTCTCGAAAGAAGCTCCAAGTCTGGTAGCTGCTTTGGACTCAGGAAGGCACTGTATAGAATCCCTGGGTACAGCTGCAATTCCATGTTGTTTCAAACCAAGCATTTGGTGAAGGCCTCCTATTTTTGATATAGTGGTTGTAGAGAGTCCTTCCAAACTAGAGAAGTAGACAAGAGAAAATAATGAGAGGGCATTATGCGAAGATTGTGAACATGAGGGTGCCTATAACTTACAAGTGCAGAGGAGACACTTGAAGGAGGTTGGAATCAGGCGATGGGAGAGAAGGGAGAAGCTCAGGGGAGATGAAGTGAGGGAGGCCTTTTCGAGTAGCCAGGAGAAGAGCAGGGGTTTCGATTGGCGCCGGGCAGCTTCCCACCTCGAGTACTCCCACACGAGCGCCACTGCTACTCAATGCTTTCTTCACTGCAAACTTCATTTGCAGAGTGCAGTTGCAGCACCTATGTCCTATGTGCTATGATAATTCTGATGAATCAAAACAATGTCAAACTCTGAATTCACTAAAATTCAAGTTGTATCAAAAACATTTAATCCCAAATGGAAGTCCAGATCATAAAAATTACCATCAATAAGAAAGATAgcgcaaaattcaaaagaactTAATCTACATTAAGCACAACTATCACAAAAGTTTGCCAGACACTCATTTCAAAACTATACTTCACCTCATACCAATAGAAACAAAACACTTCCATTGGTTCTACTAATCTTAGTAATACTCTCTATTATGCCATTCATTCTTACTCTAATTTACGTAAAGGTACCAATAAAATGCCAATTGAAATTTAAgcttaaaatttaacaaaacaatagccaaaaaaggaaaaagaaacaaaaaaactaaGAATTTGATCTAAATCTACCGGTCAATATTAATTAGTAAGCTAAGGTTCAATCACTACATAAgctaaatagaaaaaaaagaagaaagtagaatGAAGCAAATAGAGTCAGCGTCTAATGAAAAACCTACGCAATTGTCGTGGATGAGAGGTGAAGCTCTTGCGGCGGAGCAACTGAGGTCGTGGTGGCAGATAATCAAACGGCGCCGGAGACGAGGATGGCAGCGGAAGGAAAAGGGTAAGGGTTTCCAAACCGTTATTATTCAAAAGTTTTCTATTTACAATTCAAGACCTGAGAATAAGCGTGGGTAATTTTCTTAATACTTTTCAAAtgttatagtattttttttttaaaaggtgacaatttttaaactaaattgCAAATTATTTACTTCAACACATGCAGCTTTTAGAGagttttgataaattttagaatttctcattttattttttaacacacacaatcatcaaaataatatattttaatttataaattaaataaaagtaacaacaataaaaattcCAATTCACTACTTTTCTTTCGTtccataataaattaaaattttgataataataaaaatagtcatataaaaaatgagaaaattttGGAACCAAAATATGTGGCTCATTTTTTCATATATGGAAACAATAATGGTGTAGTGCAATGAAATGGATGGATGAACAAAAATTTTTCTGCTATGATATCGATATAAATCGTAACTTgcgttttattatttttaatagctttttatttttttttgttcatcaaaataataaaatgcagCCTCCGTTTTATTATTTTCaggtttttaattatttttttattttcttgtggcCCAAACGCACTTTGCGTCTTATGGATgggtaatattttaaatttttttaaaacaacaaaatacagCCTGCGTTTTTTGGGGTtgtcaaattttttcttttaaagaaGCAAAACGCAGGTTGCATTTGTCAGGTGTCAGAAACTTTTTTTGGATAGCATAAAACGTAGGTTGCattttttggagaaaaaaatattttaatcaagAGTGTTGCCTATAAATACAATTCGGAATTCATTTGTAATCCCTCACTTCACTTGTACTCCTATTCTTCTCTCTTCCGAATATGTCAtagttgtgaattttttttacagtTACTTGTGTCAAAAAAAATCGGATTAGGTGGAGTTGAAGTTATGGAAGGTGTTGCAAATTTGCAAGTATATTATAATGGTGAGATTATACTAAACACACATGAATGAGTGACTTTTGTTTGTGAATGTCCATTGTCATTTGCTATTTCATGCACCATGAATTTTATAGAGTTGAAAAATGATCTTTATGATAACATATAAAGTCATATTTCGAAAAGAGTGAACAACATTTTATACAGAAATTCTGTACAAGTATTTGGTGGGCTGATACAGTTTCAAATAACGTCCATCACTAACGATGCAAGTATGCAGCAAATGTTCTGTATTTATCAACAAACCCGATTTCACGTGCCAATGATAGAGCTGTATGTTGAGTTCGAACAACATTCGGGTTGGACGCGGTTGGCGAGGAGGTCAATGTGGATGAGCTCGGGGATATAGATTGGGAAGAAGATAACAACGACAGTGAAGAGGAGTTCGAAGCCAACTATGAAGTCGACGACGAAAACGATGATGGAGACTTGGTAGGCAATCCGACGGTATAAAATGAAGCGGATGCGATTGTACGCCAATACCCCTTTGGTATTCCGTCTTTTATGTGGACTCTGGATCTCGAAGCCATGCATGCCCCAGAATTTCCTCATTATGTGAATATGGTTATGTTATGATTATTAATTCAAGTTACAACTAGTGTGCGTTTTATTTGCCTTGTCTGACTGATGGTGGTtcgcaataataataataataataataataataataataataataataataataataaacattacCGTCGCACAAGTGGAACACCAACATCGAGGAGCTCATTGCACGGAATAGGGGCCACGAACGGCATACGCTCTCATGCCCAAACAAAAAACAGAATGAGTGGCCCATCCATCTCT encodes the following:
- the LOC107466587 gene encoding uncharacterized protein LOC107466587 yields the protein MKFAVKKALSSSGARVGVLEVGSCPAPIETPALLLATRKGLPHFISPELLPSLPSPDSNLLQVSPLHFLEGLSTTTISKIGGLHQMLGLKQHGIAAVPRDSIQCLPESKAATRLGASFETPCGRLLIKPKDYIEMISCMKPNIWASLADEVPAWVSEKRNKTSVDRTLRWLDDCISLYPAAGSIFGAIVGGTSLEERKRCAEEVAKRNVSGYWIGGFGLGEGIDERPALLREVMDILPDEKPRLTCGLGLPEEILQGIAAGIDLFDSTYIYSLTLGGFALTFSLDKSGEQHNLQSDQIGSDSTKINLRATAYRKDMSPILENCTCYTCQNHTKAYINHLLNVHEMLAQTLLEIHNTHHYLRFFHVIRAAIQDGSFEEFRQAFLESRREHFKGEAIST